The genomic DNA GTAAACACAAGCAAAAACCAGATACATGGAGTAAGCTTCCCTGGAAATGCCGATAAGGTTCGGCATTGAATAACACAAACACTATTGTCATACTTTCTATCTATGTTTTTGCCATTCTGCATGCTCATGTGCTATCATCAAGAGAGGCTTCATCCTCGAtcaagcaagaaagaaatagTCCCAACAAGGAACCAATTCCAAGAAACCAACAACAGAAGATGACCAGGCAATTAGATTCTCACCATGACTAAgatgtatttttttttagataGACATGTAATATAAAATTAGCaagcaaaaataaaaatttatatccctTCGTCCATGTCCCTTTCTCTCTATATCTACTCTTGTTTTTGCCCCTTTTTCTACTATCGCCCCCTAGTAACCAATCCCTATAACATTATGCTGATAAGCATGTGTACGCACACATAATTTACATTGAGGATTCTTTGTCCACATGAATTCTTTTTCCAATATATTATCCATTTATGACCATTTTCATCATCCCTTTAGGTATAGTGGTCGTGTAGATTCTTTTTCCATAAAGACAAAAAATTAACTACTCTGTAATTGATATAAATATCTTCCATCGATGAACAATGTGCTTAATTTAATGTCCTACAAGTACACATACCGAGCTAACACACATTTAGGATTCAAATTCCAATCTACTATACTATGCATTGATGACCATTGTCATTTTGCATTAAAAAATCTTAAGCTCACCTGGAAAAGGTTAATGAATTATAgcattttggattttttttccctAATATTTTGTAGTTTACAATCTAATTATCGTTAAACAAGAAAAAGATAACAATATACCTTGCTATAAAGAGACAAGTAATGAAGATAGTGGTGTTCCAAAAGGCTCTGCAACTGAACAGAGGCCAACATACAACTGTTCCAGACGAACATCGGATTTCAGCTTTAAACGTCCGAGTTTCTGATATTGATCAACCGAAATCCTTGGTTTAATGTTAATTTTCCAAATCAGGCGAGCAAGAGAACAGCCTTGCCAACCACTCCTTCGAAATCATGAGTGAAAGCGTCTTGACTGAGGAAGGTTGGGGACCGACTGCCACGAGCGATGGACAAATGGACAGACTCCGGAGTGGGACCGTAGTCGATCCAGTTGCAGCGGCGATCTACGTCGGGGACGAATCAACCTGCAGTCGGAGGCGAGTCGAAGACGCCCGATAGAGCAAGAATAGCAACGAGTCGACGCCAGCTGGTAACCTAGAGGTCCGCTTGAAATAGTCGGAATGCGACACGACGCCATCGGCAAGCGAGGACGGAGGTGCGGAAGGAGTCGcgggtgaggaggaagaagaggactGGGGAGATCGCTGAGGTAGTCTTCCGGCGGCGTGCTGCAGCCTGCGAAGGCGGCCTCGGCCGCGGCAATGGCGAACGAAATCGGGCACAGTAGAAGGATctaattatttattatatttttttaaaaaaaataacagccGGAGAAAATTTAGAATTATTTACCTTTTACCTCGTTAATCACATTCATTACGTAaactaaaaaaaagaaaatcaacaGGGTGTTTGGTCTAGTGGTATGATTCTCGCTTCGGGTGCGAGAGGTCGTGAGTTCGATTCTCGCAACACCCCTTATTTTTTTTCCCACAATTTATCGAAACCGACCAATGCATTAGAGTTTTTCACCAAACTCACTGTATAAAACTCAACAGGGTGTTTGGTCTAGTGGTATGATTCTCGCTTTGGGTGCGAGAGGTCGTGAGTTCGATTCTCGCAACACCCCTAATTTTACCAaatctttagttttttttttttttttgccacaatTTATCGAAACTGACCAATGCACTAGAGTTTGCCGCCAAACTCACTGTGTAAAACTCAAAGTGCTGCAGGATTGAGAATATGATGCGATATTTGTACAGAGGGGAACAGCCTCAAAAGAGTCTGGAAGAATATACATAATGAAAATCTTTTGGATTTTAGACATTCTCATTTACAGAACACGATCTTGTGAAGAGCAAAGCCGACCCACTGATTCCGCGAAGAACCATCATCCTCGAATCTACATAAGTACCGCAAACGAATTTAGACACGTCGAACATTTCAAACGGGATCTGTGTGCGGACCTCCTGAAGCACTTTCTTGGCGGCATCGGCACTCAATGAGGAAGAATCAAGTTTCAACGATACATCTATATCATCCATGGTAAGTTTAACAGCTGGAAGGCTGGAGGGAAGCTCTTTAAGATTGTCCATCCCTTTCCATTTCCTACTGGACAAGTGACCCGACGCGGAGTTGTGGATGGCAAACCTTCTGCTTTCTTCGCTATCCTCTTCTTTCGGGTAATGCCTTCTCCCAGGGCAAATCTTCACAAGAGACTTTACCTGCAAACTTCCAGTAGGCCCAGACTTGTCATGCGGCCAATGAGGTGTTGGTATGATCTTGAAGCTTATATTGGATACAAGTGAAAAGCTGCGATGATCTGGAACTGAAGCTTGTCGCAAAGTTAGGTATGCATCATCGATAAGGACTCTCGGGGTAGTTTGTCGAAGAGTTAATCCAATATGCCTTCCCGTGGAGTATAACAACCTCCACCTACCGGGTAAGAAGTTGAGCCAACCCTGCAAGGTCACACGAACGCACAGGAAAAATACCTTAGTACTAGGAACTCACCGAATTTATGCTTTATATATTTTCGATGACTTACAATAGTAAGTCTGGATAGATACCTTAGTTCTAGGATTTGGATTCAGCAACTCCATCAGCTCTATGAAATAAGCAATCCTACTTCGCTGTAATATGGCAAAAACAATATTAAGATCGAAGTTGTAATTAATATTGACAGGATCAAGATCAAAAAAGTGGATGATATCCACAAGACTTTAGATTTTAAAAGAGGGGTGCTCATACTTTCTTATGGCTTATGGCTCATGTCCTGACTATTTGGAGTTCGCTATATGGATCTTATTGTATTCTACACAGCTTGTTTGTCCTAACCAAAACTAGTGTGGTAATCATGTGCATAATTTGAGATTATACATGAAATATAAAAGAAATGTGTGGTCCATCACCTGATGACCAACGTAGATGTAATCTTCTGACATCCGAACGGTAGTTGAACCTAAACCCCATCGGATCAAATCCATGGAAGGGCCTGTGCGCCATTTAGGACCACATAAAAATGGATGCCTTAGTGCGTCCAAACAACTGCatggaaattcaaaaaaaaattatcactAGGGAGTCTAAGCAGAACCGAGCATAAGGTTACAAGTTTGCAAATACACTCACTGAAGTTATGTAGTTACACTAAGGTAATGTTACATGTGTGACATCGTAAAGTTCAGCATCCAACTATTTTCAGTTTTATATTTCGCTCTAGGGGTGAATGATAATTCTCACTGTAAAGTCATGTTTGGTTTATACCTTATTCTCTTAGAAGGTTTCAAAGCCAGCAACTGCGAGAGAAGGTTCCAACCAGCACCCCAGTTCCTATCCATTATctataacataaaaatataaagAAGAACTCTTTTTAGCAAACCAGCTTTCTCTACATCTTACAAGAAATTTAGAGAGTAGGTGTACATTAACCTGCAAACCAGGATTGCCAGATGGTGAATCTCGGCACAGAATTGGCAAAAGGAACTCACGCAAACATGACGGGTCATTTCCCTGCAAACAAAAATGTATAAATTATCATAAAGAAGATACAGAAGTGACTAAATCCAGTAACACTGAACGCCTTTTTATTCTTAGCATATTTATAATAATGATAATTTGATTCCTCTATTTACATGCATAAAAGCATTACAATATGTCTATTCCACTGTACTGATATGCAGTTCATTTCTCCAAGGAGTTGAAGTAATTTTACAAATTAACAAACCTTTGTCAAGAAAGACTTAAACTTTAGAAAGATCGATGCATCCATTAGCTCCTTCAGAATCAGTCTTGCCATGATGAAACCAACACATCTATAACAGAAAAGACAATTAAAAATTGCAGCAAGAAACTTCCATAGTTTCTGGTAGAACAATTCTTCACATTTGTTCACCTCGTATTTATCACTATACCTCATATCAAACGCAATCATCAATTTCCTCCTGTCATTGTTCACCTCATTGGTGCTATGGTTTGGATTGCTGTTGTTGAAATCAGCAGCATTTCCAAGGATACCTATCTAATAACATAAAtatcatctaattcaaatgatgttGAAACTAAATGAACAGAATCCCTTTATGCAGTGTATACAAACTTTAGTAAGAAACACCTCAACAATGAACGTTGAATATCTATCCATATTATCTGCAGTTCGAAATAAACTTCAAAGAATGGCTTCACCTAAGGGAAAATCATATTATCTAAAGCATCCTGATTTGTCCTCAGCTGCTTCAAAACCATTCTACAAGGAAGTGAGACTTGATATGAGACAAGCCAAGACTCACCATGTTCGAATAATGAAATAAGTAGCTCAGCTCTAGTTTGCAGCAGTCTAGTATGATCAGTTAACAAGAAGATGTGCCCAAGAAATCCTGAGTAAGAACCAGAAGAGTAAGCGAATATGATCAGAATGAACACAGAGGATAAGCTGGGAGATGACACTAACCATGGTTTTGATAGCTGCTTTAGTTTAGTTTGGAGCAGAAAATTATTGTCTCTGAGAACTCCCTCGATAGGTTCAACCACTAACCATGGTTTTAATTTacaattttgaaaaattgtaaaTTAACACACACATTATACATTCAATAAGCAACTAAGGTACATGCAGGTCTATGTTATATGCTTTCTGCAATTCCATGTTTGTGTAGTTTGGCAATAACCAGAGTTGTGAATTTGGAAGGCATATCTCTCTTGTGTTAATGTAAACAATGTGGTGTATACCTTGAGAAAAGAAAGCAATGCAACCTGTATGCGGGTACATTAAAGATAGTAAGTGGTTTTGATCAGCTACCTTTGCTTAAAGCGAGGATTCTAGAGGCAGTAGGAAGGGCAAAACTCAATTTTATTTAACGCAACTAAAATTTATCTCTTGACAGAAATGTCATAGTTCCCGACAACAATTTAAATTGTCAAAAAAAATCACTGAAGGACTTTCAGTTTTTAGAGCTAAAAGCTTGCACAAGAAAAAGCAACTAAGCAAGAGATTTACTCTTCTTCTAAATCAATTAAGATTTTAACAAGATGTACAGGATgtgaaaaaggaaggtatagccTACCTCAAAAAATTTAGCATAATTTACTAAATCTAGCTACatagaattaaataatataaaaactcaaaaataccagCAATAGATTGACAAATTCTAGTTAAATCAAGCAAACACTTTCCAAATAGCAAAAGAAAGTACAAATAGTAAAGTCTAACTTACTTTAACATGTTTGTCAACAGGACTGATATGTACATTCTCTAGCCTTAGTTCTGTATGAGCTAGCCCATGACTATGCAAGTAGTTGACCTACAAAAACCCACAATCGTTAATATAATCCATGATGAAAAAAACAAATGTACACACTAACACAGTTTGCTCACTGCAATGAGAAGATCTCTCATTAAAATTCTGGTGAGGCGATGTTGCCGGCTAACAGCAGGTCCACCTGTTGTATCATCCCCGACCCTCCTAAGACACTCGTCATCTAGTGCCAAAGTAACTTCCAACGTGGGAAGCCAATCTGAGAGTTGAAGCCAATGTCTCAGGGAATAACTACCATGATACTGCAGAAAGAACCTAGCATATTAAAATACTCTGGCTAAGGGCTCGAATAATCGACTATCTAAATTCATGATTTATTTTGTCGTTCCTAAATATGTTATAATACCATGGTAAAACATAAGATGTTAGAACTTACTCCGTGCACCAATGTAAACGGGATATTGTCTCCAATGTCCGAGGAGAACACATAACCATAGACTTGCATTGCATAGGAGTGATACATAAGCTTGCGCCGAGCAAGTTTCTTCAGAACCTGAAAACAATGCCGTGTCGGGGTCTTTCAGTGGTTATATCATGTGTATTACTTCTAATCAAATACTGGAGCAAAATCACTCCATTGATTTAGCAAAAGAAGCTCAATCCAGCCGACCTCCAATGCACGCTGACCTCTGCGCTTCGCTTGCACAGTAGTCAGTTGCCGAAGCACTACCCTCGATTTGTAAAGCGAGCTAAAGTGGTACAAATCCATCAAAATCCGAACTTTGGCCTTCGTGGGGCATTAGAACAAGTTAGGCCAAAAGCGGGGAGAATTCTACTCACCTATTGGGATCACAAACAGTCGCCTCGAAGATCAACTCGTCAGCCTACGCAATAAGAAACAAACCGAGAGAAAAGGCGCCTTAGATTTCAAGAACAaaaaaaagtcaacattttgctTGAAGAACAAGCCATAACCCACCCGTCCATGAAGACCGACGCTAACTTGAGACGAGATTGCAAAATCAGACATCCTGAACTT from Zingiber officinale cultivar Zhangliang chromosome 4A, Zo_v1.1, whole genome shotgun sequence includes the following:
- the LOC121972152 gene encoding probable plastid-lipid-associated protein 14, chloroplastic yields the protein MALCGVSFLPARDALRISLPPLTSSPFPCSRRSSGSRIMRRSQATCSLRKIDSAAPSGAGKPALEADEQIGPVMKFRMSDFAISSQVSVGLHGRADELIFEATVCDPNSSLYKSRVVLRQLTTVQAKRRGQRALEVLKKLARRKLMYHSYAMQVYGYVFSSDIGDNIPFTLVHGYHGSYSLRHWLQLSDWLPTLEVTLALDDECLRRVGDDTTGGPAVSRQHRLTRILMRDLLIAVNYLHSHGLAHTELRLENVHISPVDKHVKIGILGNAADFNNSNPNHSTNEVNNDRRKLMIAFDMRCVGFIMARLILKELMDASIFLKFKSFLTKGNDPSCLREFLLPILCRDSPSGNPGLQIMDRNWGAGWNLLSQLLALKPSKRISCLDALRHPFLCGPKWRTGPSMDLIRWGLGSTTVRMSEDYIYVGHQRSRIAYFIELMELLNPNPRTKGWLNFLPGRWRLLYSTGRHIGLTLRQTTPRVLIDDAYLTLRQASVPDHRSFSLVSNISFKIIPTPHWPHDKSGPTGSLQVKSLVKICPGRRHYPKEEDSEESRRFAIHNSASGHLSSRKWKGMDNLKELPSSLPAVKLTMDDIDVSLKLDSSSLSADAAKKVLQEVRTQIPFEMFDVSKFVCGTYVDSRMMVLRGISGSALLFTRSCSVNENV